One genomic window of Mustela lutreola isolate mMusLut2 chromosome 14, mMusLut2.pri, whole genome shotgun sequence includes the following:
- the LOC131815179 gene encoding large ribosomal subunit protein eL43-like yields the protein MASTDVVTRKDKMLHLRNNQESPTPTHPNDRGPSQHNEDVLQMDGDVAKRTKKVRIVGKYGTRYGASLRKMVKKTEISQHVYTCSFCGKTKMKRRAVGIWHCGSCMKTIAGGTWTYNTTSAITVKSAIRRLKELKDQ from the exons ATGGCTAGCACAGATGTAGTAACACGGAAGGACAAAATGCTGCACCTTAGGAATAATCAAGAAT CCCCAACCCCTACCCACCCAAATGACCGGGGTCCCAGCCAGCACAATGAAGATGTCTTACAAATGGACG GCGACGTGGCTAAACGCACCAAGAAGGTCAGAATCGTGGGCAAATACGGGACCCGTTATGGTGCCTCCCTCAGGAAGATGGTGAAGAAGACTGAGATAAGCCAGCACGTGTACACTTGCTCCTTCTGTGGCAAAACCAAGATGAAAAGACGAGCTGTGGGGATCTGGCATTGTGGCTCCTGCATGAAAACCATCGCTGGTGGCACCTGGACCTACAACACCACTTCTGCTATCACAGTAAAGTCTGCCATCAGAAGACTGAAGGAGTTGAAAGACCAGTAG